Proteins encoded by one window of Candidatus Paceibacterota bacterium:
- a CDS encoding Panacea domain-containing protein translates to MPTKNEQLLAYLAKKHEKATVTVLMKICYLIDLVGEKKYGRQISEYRYKRYTYGPFDQKIYRDLSELQSKGILIAKSDYTASGEEYIHYSLNEETESVIFDKLLGAETQIIDEVLESVKGFGARTLTEIAYKTKPMKALNATLGGNENMSMSLDLKTK, encoded by the coding sequence ATGCCTACAAAAAACGAACAATTATTGGCTTATTTAGCCAAAAAACATGAGAAAGCAACGGTAACAGTTTTAATGAAGATCTGTTATCTTATTGATTTGGTTGGTGAAAAGAAATATGGTAGACAAATATCCGAGTATAGATATAAAAGATATACGTATGGTCCTTTTGATCAAAAAATATATAGGGATTTATCTGAGTTGCAGTCCAAGGGTATCTTAATAGCAAAATCCGACTATACTGCTAGCGGTGAGGAGTATATTCATTATTCGCTTAATGAAGAAACGGAAAGTGTAATTTTTGATAAATTATTAGGAGCAGAAACGCAAATTATTGATGAAGTGCTGGAAAGTGTAAAGGGGTTTGGAGCAAGGACCTTAACCGAAATTGCGTATAAAACAAAACCCATGAAAGCATTAAATGCAACATTGGGCGGAAACGAGAATATGAGTATGAGTCTGGATCTAAAAACCAAATAA
- a CDS encoding septation protein SpoVG family protein, with protein MTITEIQILPIKPNNGLMAFASVVIDNCLYLGSIGVYKRLDGNGYRITYPTKKVGDKNINIYHPINKEMSKAIEKAIIERVEKLLDK; from the coding sequence ATGACAATAACGGAAATACAAATATTGCCGATTAAGCCAAATAACGGCTTAATGGCTTTTGCCAGCGTAGTCATTGATAACTGCCTATATTTAGGCTCAATCGGGGTTTATAAGCGATTAGACGGCAATGGATACCGGATAACCTATCCGACTAAGAAAGTTGGCGATAAAAATATCAATATTTATCATCCGATCAATAAGGAAATGAGCAAGGCCATTGAAAAAGCGATAATAGAAAGAGTGGAAAAATTGCTTGATAAATAG